The proteins below are encoded in one region of Apium graveolens cultivar Ventura chromosome 4, ASM990537v1, whole genome shotgun sequence:
- the LOC141720618 gene encoding putative pentatricopeptide repeat-containing protein At1g17630, translated as MLSAAPKRSVIHTLPNNNEVVDYLSHLLKQCITIHQIQKLHTRVFLLLTQVHPSSSAFLGAGLVSAYSKFGLLNRARKVFDTMPLDCISNILLWNSILRAHNKNDEFQHTLRLYHRMRCFRVFPDAFTFPLVIRACAALAVDSICKNVLSHVVHLGFQNHLHVCNELLNMYGKLGRMDVATNVFDRMIVRTHISWNTMVSGFSLNYDCDSAFKIFRKMKLQGFEPNPVTWTSLLSSYNRCRRFEQALELYNEMRRDGVDCTAEALALIISVCANSNALCTGEVMHGYTITAGFEDYSFVKNSLLCMYGKNGAVRDAEYLFSDMKPKNIVTWNILISCYAESGLCDEAFAIFLQLKKLNIDPAVRPNVISWSAVIGCFASNGRCEESLHLFRQMQHSGILSNSVLFCSILSACAELSALILGREIHGHVIRGSLESNILVGNGLVNMYTKCGSVRYGNLVFEKIIGKDTYSWNTMIVGYGMHGLGEKALQTFKRMIESGYEPDGVTFVACLSSCSHAGLVSEGRKLFDQMKGEFKFEPQLEHYSCMVDLLGRAGFLKEAYNMVKTMPMEPNVCVLGALLNSCSMYKNTDVAQETASLMYSHSSAMTGSYMLLSNIYAASGKWEDSAKVRISARTKGLKKIAGLSWIEVKKKVSMFSSGEAVETGMHELYSILQNLSLQMEEDASEYYF; from the coding sequence ATGCTTTCTGCTGCTCCAAAGCGCTCAGTTATACATACATTGCCCAATAATAATGAAGTTGTTGATTATCTTAGTCATCTCCTTAAACAATGTATTACCATTCACCAAATTCAAAAGCTTCACACCAGAGTCTTCTTATTGCTCACACAAGTACATCCCTCCTCCTCTGCATTTTTAGGTGCTGGACTTGTTTCGGCCTATTCGAAATTCGGCCTCCTTAACCGCGCCCGGAAGGTGTTTGATACAATGCCGTTGGACTGCATTTCTAATATTCTACTCTGGAATTCTATTTTGAGAGCTCATAACAAAAATGACGAGTTTCAACACACCCTTAGACTTTATCATCGGATGAGATGTTTTCGTGTTTTCCCTGACGCTTTTACTTTTCCGCTAGTCATCAGGGCTTGTGCTGCTTTGGCTGTTGATAGTATTTGCAAGAATGTACTTTCTCATGTTGTTCACTTGGGGTTTCAGAATCATCTTCATGTTTGTAATGAATTGTTGAATATGTATGGTAAGCTTGGGCGGATGGACGTGGCTACGAATGTTTTTGACAGAATGATTGTCAGGACGCATATATCTTGGAATACTATGGTTTCTGGATTTTCTCTAAACTATGATTGTGATTCTGCTTTTAAGATTTTTCGGAAAATGAAGCTTCAAGGATTTGAACCTAATCCTGTAACTTGGACGTCCTTGTTATCGAGTTATAACAGGTGTAGGCGTTTTGAGCAAGCATTGGAATTGTATAATGAGATGAGAAGGGACGGTGTTGATTGTACTGCTGAAGCACTTGCTTTGATTATATCAGTATGCGCTAATTCTAATGCTCTTTGTACGGGCGAGGTGATGCATGGATATACTATAACAGCTGGTTTCGAGGACTACTCCTTTGTAAAAAACTCTCTTTTATGTATGTATGGTAAAAATGGAGCTGTAAGAGACGCTGAATATCTGTTTTCAGACATGAAACCAAAGAATATAGTGACATGGAACATTTTGATATCATGCTATGCTGAATCTGGTTTATGTGATGAAGCTTTTGCTATCTTTTTACAGCTGAAGAAGTTAAATATTGATCCAGCTGTCAGGCCTAATGTAATAAGTTGGAGCGCTGTTATTGGTTGCTTTGCTTCCAATGGGCGTTGCGAGGAATCTTTACATCTCTTTCGACAAATGCAGCATTCTGGAATCTTGTCCAACTCTGTGTTGTTTTGTAGCATTTTATCAGCTTGTGCAGAACTTTCAGCACTCATCCTTGGTAGGGAGATCCATGGTCATGTGATTCGAGGCTCATTGGAAAGTAACATCCTTGTGGGAAATGGGCTGGTTAATATGTATACGAAATGTGGCAGTGTTAGGTATGGGAATTTAGTCTTTGAGAAAATAATTGGCAAGGATACATATTCATGGAACACTATGATTGTAGGGTATGGCATGCATGGACTTGGTGAGAAAGCTCTACAAACATTTAAGCGGATGATTGAATCTGGATATGAACCAGATGGTGTTACCTTTGTGGCTTGTCTTTCTTCATGTAGCCATGCAGGGCTTGTTAGTGAGGGACGTAAGCTTTTCGATCAGATGAAAGGGGAATTCAAATTTGAACCTCAGTTGGAGCATTATTCTTGCATGGTTGACCTTCTTGGTCGTGCTGGGTTCCTCAAAGAAGCGTATAACATGGTAAAAACCATGCCAATGGAACCAAATGTTTGTGTTTTAGGCGCCCTTCTTAACTCTTGTAGCATGTATAAAAATACAGACGTGGCACAAGAAACTGCTTCGCTTATGTACAGCCACAGCTCTGCAATGACCGGAAGCTACATGTTGCTCTCAAATATATATGCTGCAAGCGGTAAATGGGAAGATTCTGCAAAGGTGAGAATCTCAGCAAGGACAAAGGGTTTGAAGAAAATTGCTGGACTAAGTTGGATTGAGGTGAAGAAGAAAGTGTCGATGTTTTCATCCGGGGAAGCTGTAGAGACAGGGATGCATGAACTTTACAGTATACTTCAAAATTTGAGTTTGCAAATGGAGGAAGACGcatctgaatattatttttga